In Anopheles bellator chromosome 2, idAnoBellAS_SP24_06.2, whole genome shotgun sequence, the genomic stretch GGGGAAAAAAGAGGCCCGTGCAGGGCCCGTTGGCATTAAGTATTCCACACACCCGAGAGAGATCCGAGGCGAGGCGGACAAAAAACTTGAAATGTGTTAATGAGCTTTTCATCCAATAATAATGATGGCTTTTCCCACAGATCATTCAACGGAAATTTCGGGCGCGTTCCGAGGCGgcgggtccggtccggggtccggcTTTTTCGGGATGACCAAATGTTTGCTGGCTTGTTTCTCGGACGCCCCGTGTCCAGGTGGGGGTCACGTACTTGTCGTACACTTGTTCCGTCTCTGTATAAGGATGTGTGGAGCAGCAGCGTCCACAGCTCGACCGGCCAAGTTGTCGACGAAATTGGCCATTTCGCAGGGGGGAGACGATTGAGATCATCGGGCCATCGACGTTCCCGGGTGCCCCGGTGTTTAGGGACACGGCCTCTGGTTCGTAATTAAACGCggtacatttatttattttagcgAAATGACACaaacggtgcggtgcggcagGGGGTGTGTGGCGGTGTAATTTGTCCCCACCGCCCTCCGTCGCGTTCTCTCCTCCACGCTCCGTTGGGTCACTGACGAGGCATTGCTGCGTGCAGAGGGCGCAAGCTTCAAACCGCAGGCCGGCTGGCATGcttggcaaaagaaaacgaaccgaaaatgtaaggaataaaaattaaaattttaaattacgaGAAAGACTTTTTTCGTCAAACGCTTGTTTCTCGGTAAAGAAGGAAATTCCTGCGCTCACGTCCGACGTCAGCGTGTACGCGTTGCCGGCATGCGTTTGCATTGCACAGGCCCCGCTTGTGGCGGTCGCAGCATATAATAGCGGGGCCGTTCGAGGGGGCCGCGCTGGACTGGCGGGTGGCGGGCCGCGGCGGACCCCGCATAAAAGCTATGAGACGCGAGAAAATAGAGAGTGCATGTGTGGGTCTGCggtatttgtgtgtgcgcgcgttgcGACCCGAAAGGGGGTgcaaaaaaggcgaacaaaacgaacctGGGCTTATAAGGTCTTGATGATGTGCCGGATGCTGCCAAAAAGTGCATTTGATTGGAGCGCGGTCGGGAGGGAGGCACGACGGGGAAGGGAAGGAAGGATGGCCCGCTGACGCGGCGGTACGATATACAGAGCCGAGAAAATTGCCGAAAAGTGCACGCGAAAAGAATGCTTTACTGCTTTACTTTGTTCGTCATGATTTCACGCAAAAAGCGCCCCGAAAAGCGGAAACATTTGCGAATTTTCACCGCCCATTGGCCGGCAAAATATGATGTGTCAACCCCGTAATTCGTGCTATTATCGATGTAAAACGGGGAAACCTTTCTTTCGTATATCATCAATCAAATGGACCGCAAAACAATAGCTGAATAAGAAAGGTATTTATTgggtatgttttttttttctctgagACATGTTCCAAGTAACGAAGCATCAATTATCTGAAAGGTAGTTGTACGTAAAAGAAATAACATAAAGTGGCTCCGCAGAGTGATAAAAACAGTAAAGTCGAAGTGAAGTCTCTCTTTTAGTTGAAATCATTTGAACGGTTTTTCTACATTATTTTCTTGCAAATAAGTTTAACTACTATAATTGCCTCTTCTATCGTGCTGGGGTTTATCATCCCCAATGCGAGGCTTTATAGACGAATGCATAAAAGCGGCAATGAAAGCATCCGAGGCAATCGCATCAGATGATTGCAATTAAATGAGCCAAGTGTATTGCAGCGGGTATTTGTAGAAGCACTTTAAAAAGACAATCGTCGGCACTTTTAACTGCTTCAGGTGGATTTATGTGCGCTTTTTGCGATCACTCTTATTCGTTTGCTCACTTTCCACAATGGTGTATGCTTCTCCACAGTGGTCACTTACTCGGTAAATCCGGGACTGtgctttgattgaattttattgcACGGCTGGGATGCAAAAACTGAGCTGAGAGGCCGATCATTCGGCATCCGATTCGTCTTTGTTTCTGCCCAGTTGCCCAGTTGCTGCGTAATGATGCTACACCATTAAAGAGTGAACGATCGCTTCTTGCGCTAGAACTTTTATGCTGGCGTAGAGAGCTCAGCTTCGAGGCAATTAATCAACCTTGGAGCCGCAGTGGCTTTTAACGACCGGCTTCCGATACCGATACGTgcaaccggcaaccgaacCAGATTTGCACTGCCCGATGCAGCTTCGGATGCCGTTCGTCTGATTAGTCCGGCGATTACCGCAAGACGATAAGATGCAACAAATCTTCGCGCACGTAGCTTGCGCTGATAGCCGACTCGCTGTTGGTGATGGGCAGTGCGATTGGTGACGGGCTTATAAGCCGGCCAGGGCTGCCCCGGAATCGTATCGCGTGCGTGAAGCAACCGGAGCAAGCATCAACATGGACCCGGCCGAGGCGAAGGAAGCACGCACGGAGAAAATTGTGTACCACCTCGAGACGATAttcaccaccatcaaccacATGCTGATTGCGTATGTAACGATCTACCTGTCGTACTACTCGTACACTCGCGGCTTCGGAAACTTGTTCACATGGCACGTGTTCCTGTGCTCCGTCGGGGTAAGCCAGCTTGCCGATCTCTCTTCTCCCAAGAATCCCAGGGGGCACCCGATTGTAATCATTCGTTGTGCACACGTTCGCGTTCTAGTACCAGTTCTTCATGGCCGAATCGTTCCTGACGCTGCTGTCCTCGAACTCGTGGACCGATCGGTACTCGATCGTCACGAAACGGCGCCTTCACTGGATCCTGCAGGTGGTGGGCTGCGCGGCCATCTTCGCCGGGACGATCATCGAGATCAAAATCAAGGAAGACGCCGGTCGATCTCACTTCACCTCCGACCATGCCATCACCGGTAAGTTCGGGGTCGGGGCTTCCCACCGATCGATACTGATACCCGCGTATCACCACTCACCCGTGCCGCAGGTCTCGTATCGATGATCTTTATCGTGCTGTCCTTCCTGAATGGCGTGGCCGCACTGTACACGACCAAGATTAAGCACATTATCAAGCCGGTCTACGTGAAGATGTGCCACTACCTGACGGGCATTGTCGCCTTCGTTATCGGTAAGTAGCGGTCCGATGGGCCAGTTGCGGACGCCGGACCTCACACGCTTTAAACGCACCCGCAGGTATGACGTCACTGGCGCTGGAATACTCACCCCGAATGATATCGCAGAAGCACATGGACATGCTCATCGCCTTCACGTCGATCACGACCGCCTTCACGCTGCTCGGGGTCTGCAAAACCATGTTCAATCAGTTCCGAGCGatgtgtaaataaaaaaggacgCCCGGGAGCCGTGTTGGTTGCcttgtatttaaaaaaaaacatttatttctcACGCTGTTCGTGCCGTTCTTAACAAAGTACATAACGGGGTGGGCCGATTGTTGGATCAGATCCCGACCCGGACACAGTTTGCACTCGACAGGGTGTGCCAACGATGATGTTACGATGTTGTTGTGTGGGGAGAGCAAATGTCGATGAGTTAGGACAGATTGTAATCGCTCTAGGTCGCTAAGTGTTAGGACGTTACGGGGACACCCGGGTCAGCTTCGGAAGTCCGGGGCGCGTGTTGAAGTGCACTTTTAGTTCTGTGTTAGTTATTCCGTTACATCGATGTGCCGATCGcttgattgtttttgtttttgtgttttcgttttaaaaatattctaTTAAATTTAGTTAAACATAAGAAtcacattttcttcgttttttatctctctctctctctttctctcgctctccatGTCTCTCtccccgtctctctctctctttcgctcacatctcggATCGCGTGTTTTCGCGCGTTAGTGGGTAAAAATCGACTTACATTCAATTAACATTAAAATTTGGCcaaaaagtttttgttttgttgcatcGCTTTTGCTTTTCGAGTTGCgttaaaatttataaaaaaaatttctttaCCTACGCTCTAGTCAACGTTAGTTGTAAATAAAACCGTCTTTCAATAAATAGCATCATGAcgaaactaaacaaacaaaaaaaaagagtaatagtaataaattttGCCTTTGCAGTTTTTTACCTAAtgtttttgaatttaaaaatcacatttttcgCTATTTTTCGCCTCACAACTTCCAAGCATCGCAATCCttgcgcagcgcagcgcgtgCTCCTTCTCGTTGCGCATCGAGGGCACATCGTGAGGAAAGAATAATCATAGGCCATGTACGGTGCAAAACAGTAACGAAAGCAGCAGATATTATGTGGGGCAAACGGGTTCTGGCTTCTGACAATCAGAGGGGTTGACAAGTGGAATCACACCGCCGGGCTGTCGGTCCAGGGGTGAATGTGGCGCGGTCCGCGGTTATGTACAACGgtacaaaaaaagggcaatTTGATGCCTCAGCTTGACCAAAGGTTTACTAAATGTTGCTCTCAAATATGCTAACGAAAAGTGGTGCTTGTGGTACCACTAACTGGCATTAAAGTTAGGCAGCAGCTAATAAGCTTAAAATAAAGCATTAAAATTATGCTACGGGCTGTGCGGGCTTGTTTCATGCTGCGATACTCGACGATAAATGTAATCGGTAGAGGAGATGGTGAAACAACAAATTACATGCCCACAAGCAGTAAGCTGATTTGCGTTTCCTTCGGGTTTGCGTATTGTaatgtttgtttcgctgttgGTGGGAACCAAGGACCAAGCTGCACCACGGACGACCACCCTCCTCCTGGACGTAGGCTAATAATAAtagttataaaaataaacaaatgccTAACAAAAAGTATCATAATAATAAGTTGTTGCAGTGTTTGCAGTGCAGTTAAtgcgacggcggccgatggGGCACGTGGACACCGGAACACGTGTGCGGCGGGTTGGCGCACCCCGTTCAACTGTTGATATTGCTGCCACCGGTGAGCTGGTTGTGTGCCATCTGGAGGATgtccttcttctccttcgggAACCGCAGCTCCCGCCCCGCCAAACGGGCAGTCTCGAGTTCTCTCTCGGCGATGGCCA encodes the following:
- the LOC131211169 gene encoding transmembrane reductase CYB561D2-like gives rise to the protein MDPAEAKEARTEKIVYHLETIFTTINHMLIAYVTIYLSYYSYTRGFGNLFTWHVFLCSVGYQFFMAESFLTLLSSNSWTDRYSIVTKRRLHWILQVVGCAAIFAGTIIEIKIKEDAGRSHFTSDHAITGLVSMIFIVLSFLNGVAALYTTKIKHIIKPVYVKMCHYLTGIVAFVIGMTSLALEYSPRMISQKHMDMLIAFTSITTAFTLLGVCKTMFNQFRAMCK